CAACGTCATATCCACCCTCTCCATACCCTGGGCCAAGACGCTGACCACCCTCAAGCGCGGCAGGTCGATCATTTACTTGGGATCGCTTGTGACGTTATTCGACCTGAACCAACTTTTAGGGGACCCGCCGCTGCCGGAGGAGGAGACGGTGACGGTGGTGATAGTGGAGGGCAAGAACGGGCGGATGGCGCTGCGCGTGTCGGAGCTGCTGACGCCGGAAAAGCTTGTTTTCACCCCCTTGTCCAAGGTGTTCGACGTGCAGGGGATATCCGGCACCACCACCATGAGCGGGAACAAGATGGGGATGGTGGTGGACGTGGTGGAGCTTATCAACCGCTCTCGGGGGGTGGAGCAGGGCGCCGAGCAGGCCGCGTTGAAGGCCATGGCCAAGGCGGAGGAGGCCACCGCCGGAGCGGAAAAGGCGGAGGCGCGGGGCGGGGCGGGGCAACTGGAGGAATCCGCGGGGAAGCGTATAGAGGAAATGGTGGTGCTATCCTCCGACGTCGGCAGGGAGATCGCCCACCGCGAGGAGTTCCTGCTGGAACTCGAAGAAATGATAAAGGACGCTGACGAGCAGATACTCGCCCTTGAGTCCAATCCGCAGGACATGGACATCGTCAACCACATATTCCGCAATTTCCACTCCATGAAGGGCAACCTTATGATGGTGGGGCTTGCCGAGCTTGGCGGGTTCATCCACGAGGTGGAGGTGATATTGGACCAGGCGCGGGGCGGATCGCTGGCCATATCGGCGGACATAGTGGACATCCTGCTCGACTCGTCGGACGCGATAAAGGCGGCCAAGCAGGCGATAGCCGAAGGGCGCGCCCCGGTGATAGACAAGGGGCTGCTAAAGAACATAGAGAAGTACAAGAAGCCGAAAGATGCGGCGAAGGCTGAGCCGGTGGACATCCACCAGCGCACGTTCCACATAGGATCGCTGGAGCGGCTGAACCTTTTCGCCCACAGGTACGCAGGGCACGGCGTTTTTCAGGTGTTCCTTTCGTTCAAGCCAAAGGGGCAGGCGCCGTTCCTTGTGGCGCTGCTCATACTCAAGAGGATAGCCAGGATAGGGCACGTGTTCGGATGCGTCCCCCTCGCCGAGGAGATCGAAAGCCAGAACATCGAAAACCAACTCAAGGTGATGTTCTCCACAAACCTGGACGAGGACGGGGTGAAACGGTTCATCGAAAGCGTTCTCGTGCGCTATTACGACGTGGACGACTACGAAATGCTAAAGACCTCATGACGGGGAGCGGGACGATGGCGGACATAATATTCGCCGGGGAGCCGGGGGAGAAGTTCGGCGGGCTGGAGGCTGTGATGAGCCGCCACGGCGAGCCGTGCGGCCGGGTGGAGATGGAGATGACCGACCCGGAGTTCCTCGAAAAGGCGGAGAAGGCCGAATGCTGCGTGATAATCTCCCGGTTCCACGAAGGGGACCTGGCCTCCATCAAGGCGATGCAGCTTGTGCGGATGAAAAAGCCGTGCGTGAAGTTCATATTCATCACCGCGGAGGAGCTGACCGCGCCGATCCTCACCCTGATGTTCAACGAGGGGGCCTACGGGATATTGCGGGAGCCGGTTTCGGCGGAGGGGGCCGCGCAGCTTGTGCGGCAGGCGATTAAAAAATCGCGGTGGGAGATGGACGAGGCGGCGCTCAACCGGGACCTGCGCCACACCAACGAGGCGCTAAACACGAAAGTGGAACGGCTGGAGCTGGAGTTGAGCCGCGCGCGCGACCTTACCGACAGGCTCGAGCGCCTGTCGTACTTCCTTTTTTCCGACAGGCAGTTCAAGCCCAAAACGGTGAAGATACTGCTTATTTCCGATTCGGCGTACCAGCGCAACGCAATGGAGGGTCTTTTTGGCGGCATGGGTTTCACGGTTACCGCCGCAGGAAGCGCGGAGGAGGCGATCCCGAGGATAAAAAGCGAGAAGCCGCATATCGTGGTGTCCGACCTGGAGCTGCCCGGCATGTCCGGAGTGGATATGGCAAAGGAAGTGAAGGGGCAGAAGGGCTATCCGCCGGTCTATTTCGTCATCCTCACCGCCAACGAGGACAAGGTGGACTATATCCTGTCGCCAGAAACAAAGGTGGACGACTGTGTTATTAAGCCGGGGGACACGGAGAAGTTTTACGGAGTGGCCACGAAGGTGGCGCTGGGGATACTTACGCTTTGAAAGGATTCCCGGCGGCCAGGGGAAAAAGCATAATTCACCACTGAGAACCGGAGGCACAGAGTCAAGATTCTGTCATCCTCAGTGTCTCCGCGCCTCTGTGGTCATGACCGTCCTATTTCTTTTTAAGCTTTTCCGCCTCTACCTTGAGCTTTTTGAGACGGTTTATCATTTTTTCCAGTTTGTCTATCTGCATGTCCGCCTGGCCCAGAATGGTCCTGGCGTTGGTATCCATGTTGTCGAGCCTGTCGGGGAAGGAGTCCCCCTCGCCGGTCATCAGCCAATCCAGCGAGCAGCCGGTGAAATCGCGTATCTTAATCAGGTTTTCGTATTTCGGTATCTTGCCCTTCTGCCAGTAATACTGGAACAATCCTTTTTCGATCCCCACAAGCTTGCACCATGCGTACGGCTTGGTCTGCCCGATGAGGAACTGAAGCCGTTCTTTGAAGGTCTTTAGCGCGGCTTGTCTGGCGGCCTTGGTTTTTGTCGGCGGCATGATCGTAAATCCCCCCAATAAAGGTAGATATTCATTGGCTCCACCAGTAATAAGTTTAGCAGATAGTTTGAATATAATCTTGTAAAAAAATCAGCCTATTCCGGTATCCATCCCGCCAATCCTCCTCAATGCGCCGCGCCAGTGATAAAATGCATAAAGTCTCCCGCCGTCCGGCGGGCTTTAAAATGGAGGGTGACAAATGAAAGCTCCGCGCAAAATCCTCATCGGCGGCGAATGGATCGCCACGAAGCAGTCCTTCGAGGTATTCAATCCCTACACCGGGAAGATCGCAGGCCACGTTTGCCAGGCCGGGAAAAAAGAGGTGGACACTGCCATCAAGGCGGCCACAAAGGCTTTCGCGCAGACCCGCTCCATGGGATCGGGCAAGGTGGCCGCTTTACTAAAACGCGCCGTGCACGGCCTGATACGGCGCAAAAAAGAGCTTGTGGACACCATCGTTGCGGAGGCGGGGAAACCTGTGACCCTGGCCGGGCAAGAGGTGGACAGGACCATCATCACCTTCACCATCGCCGCCGAGGAGGCAACCAGATGCGATGGCGAACTTATCCCGGCTGATGTGGATCCGCGCGGCGAGGGGCGCTATTGCATCGTGAAAAGGTTCCCGGTGGGGGTGGTGGCCGGGATATCCCCTTTCAACTTCCCGCTAAACCTGGTTGCGCACAAGGTGGCCCCGGCCATTGCCTCTCGCAACACCATCGTGCTGAAACCATCGTCCAAGACGCCGATGACAGCGCTGCTGCTTGGCGAGATACTCACGGAGGCGGGGATCGTCCCCGGCCAATACAACGTGGTCCCGTGCAACAGGCAGACGGGTGAAATCCTGGCCACCGACGAGCGGATCGCCAAGGTGACGTTCACAGGCAGCCCGCCGGTGGGATGGAGGCTTAAGGAGATTTGCGGACGCAAGAGGATAACCCTGGAGCTTGGAGGGAACGCCGCCGCCGTGGTGATGGACGACGCGGACATTCCATGGGCGGTCAGCCGCATCGTGGCCGGGGCGTAT
This is a stretch of genomic DNA from Nitrospinota bacterium. It encodes these proteins:
- a CDS encoding chemotaxis protein CheW, which produces MTEGEKSQKAAIDRMMVKISHLDTLLNLVGEVIITSNNMTTTNRRIQEFYDRLKPLDKVSMDMLKMAEVASNRTSSDLHSLVMDIRMVEIRSTFQRFRRPVRDMAKDAGKQVELVTMGEETLVDKTIAEKLYDPLNHQIRNAIDHGVEDALERQRVGKPLTATITLRAFQRENNIFIEIRDNGRGIDPDSVARAAVGRGILEEAAAAALSREDKLALIYHPGLSTKSTASKISGRGVGMDVVKSNIEELGGEVIIDTNVGVGTTFTYRIPQVTAVNILDCLTVRAGKNNFAVPILNVISTLSIPWAKTLTTLKRGRSIIYLGSLVTLFDLNQLLGDPPLPEEETVTVVIVEGKNGRMALRVSELLTPEKLVFTPLSKVFDVQGISGTTTMSGNKMGMVVDVVELINRSRGVEQGAEQAALKAMAKAEEATAGAEKAEARGGAGQLEESAGKRIEEMVVLSSDVGREIAHREEFLLELEEMIKDADEQILALESNPQDMDIVNHIFRNFHSMKGNLMMVGLAELGGFIHEVEVILDQARGGSLAISADIVDILLDSSDAIKAAKQAIAEGRAPVIDKGLLKNIEKYKKPKDAAKAEPVDIHQRTFHIGSLERLNLFAHRYAGHGVFQVFLSFKPKGQAPFLVALLILKRIARIGHVFGCVPLAEEIESQNIENQLKVMFSTNLDEDGVKRFIESVLVRYYDVDDYEMLKTS
- a CDS encoding helix-turn-helix domain-containing protein, which encodes MPPTKTKAARQAALKTFKERLQFLIGQTKPYAWCKLVGIEKGLFQYYWQKGKIPKYENLIKIRDFTGCSLDWLMTGEGDSFPDRLDNMDTNARTILGQADMQIDKLEKMINRLKKLKVEAEKLKKK
- a CDS encoding aldehyde dehydrogenase family protein, producing the protein MKAPRKILIGGEWIATKQSFEVFNPYTGKIAGHVCQAGKKEVDTAIKAATKAFAQTRSMGSGKVAALLKRAVHGLIRRKKELVDTIVAEAGKPVTLAGQEVDRTIITFTIAAEEATRCDGELIPADVDPRGEGRYCIVKRFPVGVVAGISPFNFPLNLVAHKVAPAIASRNTIVLKPSSKTPMTALLLGEILTEAGIVPGQYNVVPCNRQTGEILATDERIAKVTFTGSPPVGWRLKEICGRKRITLELGGNAAAVVMDDADIPWAVSRIVAGAYGYAGQVCISVQRILIHRKIYAKTVRALIAEIKRSAKVGDPKRPDVMVGPMIDGAALLKTAEWVKEAVAGGAKVLTGGRRRGPCYEPTLLANVTRTMKVVCREAFAPVAVVQPFGTFDQAMNLVNDSDFGLQMGIFTKNMASAFGAFERAEVGGVIVNDFPTFRVDNMPYGGVKMSGFGREGIKYAMEEMTERKVMVIRP
- a CDS encoding response regulator, producing MADIIFAGEPGEKFGGLEAVMSRHGEPCGRVEMEMTDPEFLEKAEKAECCVIISRFHEGDLASIKAMQLVRMKKPCVKFIFITAEELTAPILTLMFNEGAYGILREPVSAEGAAQLVRQAIKKSRWEMDEAALNRDLRHTNEALNTKVERLELELSRARDLTDRLERLSYFLFSDRQFKPKTVKILLISDSAYQRNAMEGLFGGMGFTVTAAGSAEEAIPRIKSEKPHIVVSDLELPGMSGVDMAKEVKGQKGYPPVYFVILTANEDKVDYILSPETKVDDCVIKPGDTEKFYGVATKVALGILTL